From the Desulfovibrionales bacterium genome, one window contains:
- a CDS encoding substrate-binding domain-containing protein, producing MRESEFNDFVIIGPANDPARVRGVKSAAEAFHKIVESACPFVSRGDKSGTHTKELSIWEKTGTDPKGQKWYLEVGQGMEKTQRIANEKRAYTLTDRGTWLATKDKDKLEMIIALEGDPTLFNQYGVMAVNPQRHKHVKYKEATAFIDWLISKEGQQAIASYSPVGWALPTENPDNMLGRQVILNAELSKGTGGKYIFFHGGYAPTAADSLSGRIESTVT from the coding sequence ATGCGCGAATCCGAGTTCAATGATTTCGTCATTATCGGCCCCGCAAATGATCCGGCCAGGGTAAGGGGCGTCAAATCCGCAGCAGAAGCATTTCATAAAATTGTAGAAAGCGCCTGTCCGTTTGTATCACGGGGTGACAAATCAGGCACGCATACGAAGGAATTGTCCATATGGGAAAAGACCGGTACAGACCCGAAGGGACAGAAGTGGTATCTTGAAGTGGGCCAGGGAATGGAAAAGACACAGAGGATTGCCAACGAAAAGCGCGCCTACACGCTTACGGACCGAGGTACCTGGCTGGCGACAAAAGACAAAGATAAGCTGGAGATGATAATTGCCCTGGAAGGCGATCCCACCCTCTTTAATCAATACGGAGTTATGGCGGTGAATCCACAAAGGCATAAGCATGTGAAATACAAAGAGGCGACGGCGTTTATAGACTGGCTCATATCAAAGGAAGGGCAACAGGCCATAGCCTCTTACAGCCCCGTAGGGTGGGCTTTGCCCACCGAAAATCCTGACAATATGTTGGGGAGACAGGTAATATTAAATGCCGAATTATCGAAGGGCACGGGAGGGAAATACATATTTTTTCACGGTGGTTACGCACCAACGGCAGCCGATTCTTTGTCTGGAAGAATCGAGAGCACTGTTACGTGA